The Corallococcus silvisoli genome contains a region encoding:
- a CDS encoding ArnT family glycosyltransferase gives MTGRAATREEKLSALALWVLAFAALWSTEAAVGFTRDESVYFAAAEGYASWFRLLLHSPAQAFTDAAIVRAWDYNHEHPALMKTLFGLSHLLFHDGLGLMRDATAFRLPAFAMAALVPALCFLLGSALYGRTAGWFAALSFLLVPRQYFNAELACFDMPVAAMWLLVVYCFWRALEDTRWGIACGAAFGLAIATKHNALFLPFVLTPFALWRAWHASEGLPEARARLGRFVGLFAAVAVLYGALVLFMGGSAAFQRRFLLLSPQTLFFVGLAVGCALLLRDLRRVSLPVTRALVPIAAMAVLGPVIFYLHWPYLWHAPVDRTAWYLAFHATHNHYAWFYLGTLMRGPPFPLTYVVVKTALTVPTSLFAPMVTGFAALVGRALLSVSARTRAWVRMPTPAEALVGVNAVTSILIISHPQVPHFGGVKHWFPSMPFLGILAGAAVARGCFALWEVLKARRPSVSPLAVTVPVFALLLAPALLALVRVFPYGTAAYSELAGGLPGAATLGMQRQFWSSHVTGVLPWINAHAKPGARIYLHEVNGFSFRDYQRNGMLRDDVRAVNSPFDADIVAYQYHQEFREHEFLTWQAFGTRTPVTGLYLDETPQVVVYQRPE, from the coding sequence GTGACGGGCCGGGCGGCGACGCGCGAGGAGAAGCTCTCGGCCCTGGCGCTGTGGGTGCTGGCGTTCGCGGCGCTGTGGAGCACCGAGGCCGCGGTGGGCTTCACGCGCGACGAGAGCGTCTACTTCGCCGCGGCGGAGGGCTACGCGAGCTGGTTCCGGCTGCTCCTGCATTCACCCGCGCAGGCGTTCACCGATGCCGCCATCGTGCGCGCGTGGGACTACAACCACGAGCACCCGGCGCTGATGAAGACGCTGTTCGGGCTGAGCCACCTGCTCTTCCATGACGGCCTGGGCCTGATGCGGGACGCGACGGCCTTCCGGCTGCCCGCGTTCGCGATGGCGGCGCTGGTGCCCGCGCTGTGCTTCCTGTTGGGCAGCGCACTGTATGGCCGCACCGCGGGGTGGTTCGCCGCCCTCTCCTTCCTGCTGGTGCCCCGGCAGTACTTCAACGCGGAGCTGGCGTGCTTCGACATGCCGGTGGCCGCGATGTGGCTGCTCGTCGTGTACTGCTTCTGGCGCGCGCTGGAGGACACCCGCTGGGGCATCGCGTGCGGCGCGGCGTTCGGCCTGGCCATCGCCACGAAACACAACGCCCTCTTCCTGCCGTTCGTGCTGACGCCCTTCGCGCTGTGGCGCGCGTGGCACGCGAGCGAAGGCCTCCCGGAGGCCCGCGCGCGGCTGGGCCGCTTCGTGGGGCTCTTCGCGGCGGTGGCGGTGCTGTACGGCGCGCTCGTGCTGTTCATGGGCGGGAGCGCCGCGTTCCAGCGGCGGTTCCTGCTGCTCAGCCCGCAGACGCTGTTCTTCGTGGGGCTCGCGGTGGGCTGCGCGCTGCTGCTCCGGGACCTGCGGCGGGTGAGCCTGCCGGTGACGCGGGCGCTGGTGCCCATCGCCGCGATGGCGGTGCTGGGCCCCGTCATCTTCTACCTGCACTGGCCCTACCTGTGGCACGCGCCGGTGGACCGCACCGCGTGGTACCTGGCCTTCCACGCGACCCACAACCACTACGCCTGGTTCTACCTGGGCACGCTGATGCGGGGGCCGCCCTTCCCGCTCACCTACGTGGTGGTGAAGACGGCGCTGACGGTGCCCACCAGCCTCTTCGCTCCGATGGTGACGGGCTTCGCCGCGCTCGTGGGCCGGGCGCTCCTGAGCGTGAGCGCGCGCACGCGGGCCTGGGTGCGGATGCCCACGCCGGCGGAGGCGCTGGTGGGCGTCAACGCGGTGACGTCCATCCTCATCATCAGCCACCCGCAGGTGCCTCACTTCGGCGGCGTGAAGCACTGGTTCCCGTCCATGCCCTTCCTGGGCATCCTGGCGGGCGCGGCGGTGGCGCGCGGCTGCTTCGCGCTGTGGGAGGTGCTGAAGGCGCGGAGGCCGTCCGTGTCACCGCTGGCGGTGACCGTGCCGGTGTTCGCGCTGCTGCTGGCGCCCGCGCTGCTGGCGCTGGTACGGGTATTCCCTTACGGGACGGCGGCGTACTCGGAGCTCGCGGGGGGCCTGCCGGGCGCGGCGACGCTGGGCATGCAGCGGCAGTTCTGGTCCAGCCACGTCACCGGCGTGCTGCCGTGGATCAACGCCCACGCGAAGCCGGGCGCGCGCATCTACCTGCACGAGGTGAATGGCTTCTCGTTCCGCGACTACCAGCGCAACGGGATGCTGCGCGACGACGTGCGCGCGGTGAACAGCCCCTTCGACGCGGACATCGTCGCGTACCAGTACCACCAGGAGTTCCGCGAGCACGAGTTCCTCACGTGGCAGGCCTTCGGCACGCGCACGCCCGTCACCGGGCTGTACCTGGACGAAACGCCGCAGGTCGTTGTCTACCAGCGCCCGGAGTAA
- a CDS encoding zinc metalloprotease yields the protein MIRVVTLDPFDDKQLAKFNRTLYTAFGVGSEHSGSAEVPAGMSEPLDAEKLLDEVKGIRAYKDDKVLLLTSRKLKDRDLPSGKAPTSGFARYGKDRAVLSIAPYKDLETGYKAIARHALHQLGTLWELHHCLDPRCSMYPPWTPSFNQGDHIFCTFCREKSEQKIRLAKS from the coding sequence GTGATTCGCGTCGTGACGCTGGACCCTTTCGACGACAAGCAGCTCGCCAAGTTCAACCGCACGCTCTACACGGCCTTCGGCGTGGGCAGCGAGCACAGCGGCTCCGCGGAGGTGCCCGCGGGCATGTCCGAGCCCCTGGACGCGGAGAAGCTGCTGGACGAGGTGAAGGGCATCCGGGCCTACAAGGACGACAAGGTGCTGCTGCTCACCTCGCGAAAGCTGAAGGACCGCGACCTGCCCAGCGGCAAGGCGCCCACGTCCGGCTTCGCGCGGTACGGCAAGGACCGGGCGGTGCTCTCCATCGCGCCGTACAAGGACCTGGAGACGGGCTACAAGGCCATCGCGCGCCACGCGCTGCACCAGCTGGGCACGCTGTGGGAGCTGCACCACTGCCTGGATCCGCGCTGCTCGATGTACCCACCCTGGACGCCGTCCTTCAACCAGGGCGACCACATCTTCTGCACCTTCTGCCGCGAAAAGAGCGAGCAGAAGATCCGTCTTGCCAAGTCCTAG
- a CDS encoding CarD family transcriptional regulator produces the protein MPEGSAALQLQVGDRVVYPNQGVCRVAAIDVKEVAGQKLTFVTMRREEDGAVVMVPQGKIVSIGVRKVASPADVEEIYAFLRSDSDKADLDWKQRARTNLDRMTQGGILGLAEVVKGLQVLSELRPLPTKERELYDNARHLLVSEVAAALGTAEANAEDSIDIVLFPPGKERPKRTAAEFARPGGDEDDMDLDGDLMGLEGGELDLPSDEEPQAEPEEESSEEGAEEEGGEEAAEDAPKKRGRPPKAKPAEGAEPAAPKKRGRPPKPKPEVTAAEAAEPAAPKKRGRPPKAKPPEGAAPAEPAAPKKRGRPPKARPPEGE, from the coding sequence ATGCCAGAAGGGTCCGCTGCACTCCAGCTCCAGGTTGGAGACCGGGTCGTCTACCCCAACCAGGGGGTCTGTCGCGTCGCCGCCATCGATGTGAAGGAGGTGGCGGGACAGAAGCTCACCTTTGTCACCATGCGCCGGGAGGAAGACGGCGCCGTCGTGATGGTGCCGCAAGGAAAGATTGTCTCCATCGGCGTGCGCAAGGTGGCCAGCCCCGCGGACGTGGAGGAGATCTACGCGTTCCTCCGCTCGGACAGCGACAAGGCCGACCTGGACTGGAAGCAACGCGCGCGCACCAACCTGGACCGCATGACCCAGGGCGGCATCCTGGGCCTGGCGGAGGTGGTGAAGGGCCTCCAGGTCCTGAGCGAGCTGCGGCCGTTGCCCACCAAGGAGCGCGAGCTCTACGACAACGCCCGGCACCTGCTCGTCTCGGAGGTCGCCGCCGCGCTGGGCACCGCCGAGGCCAACGCCGAGGACTCCATCGACATCGTCCTCTTCCCGCCCGGCAAGGAGCGCCCCAAGCGCACCGCCGCCGAGTTCGCCCGGCCCGGAGGCGACGAGGACGACATGGACCTCGACGGCGACCTCATGGGGCTGGAGGGCGGAGAGCTGGACCTGCCCTCGGACGAGGAGCCGCAGGCCGAGCCGGAAGAGGAGTCCTCCGAGGAAGGCGCGGAGGAGGAAGGCGGCGAGGAGGCGGCCGAGGACGCCCCCAAGAAGCGCGGCCGTCCGCCCAAGGCCAAGCCCGCCGAGGGCGCCGAACCCGCGGCCCCGAAGAAGCGCGGCCGTCCGCCCAAGCCGAAGCCCGAGGTGACGGCCGCGGAGGCCGCCGAGCCCGCCGCGCCGAAGAAGCGCGGCCGTCCGCCCAAGGCCAAGCCCCCGGAGGGCGCCGCGCCCGCGGAGCCCGCCGCGCCGAAGAAGCGGGGTCGTCCGCCCAAGGCCCGTCCGCCCGAAGGCGAGTGA
- a CDS encoding protein kinase domain-containing protein, with amino-acid sequence MPQPSAGLQFGKYKLLERIATGGMAEIYRARMTAVAGVTKPVVIKKILPGYADDNAFVSMFINEARIALGLSHGNIAQIFDFGEVGGEYFLAMEWVDGHPLSHVMRRARAKGLPALPPPLAVLVAIDMLRGLAYAHTRLDDNGRPLHIVHRDVSPQNVLLSFEGQVKLVDFGIARARLAGRGDTKAEAAKGKYVYFAPEQARGEALDARTDVFAAGTVLYEMLCGRRPFEGTLQEVLRKISLGDFPRPREWTPGIPAALERILLTAMATSPDQRYPTAQAFAEALARQLHVTAPDVSTSDLGHFMGYLFEPELVEAGRPVQLPREFIAQVGRWSGVAEPPPVPTPPELLRSTLEPRGVPRGDLTTQPLPTQAVPSSPPSAWHRSLRGWAVRGAPVVVAALVATWLGLVVGGSNTFAVELSSSPAGASIRVDGRMLPETTPTLVTQLPSDTEHTLEVLLPGMVPWSQRVHAEHGTTLAVHARLLPKRPAAARALVNPGQGTPPVSGARYPTGGPFTLSAVAHAIRMPPPAAARMRLDPSRVYGLRVEGYVSLGGPLPVAQAVYFLEGGSALAAHDSFGVVGTDEVLVQNASALSVFFWDDRRDDNRGALQVHVHEQTNDALPPRQAAAGVTTLLLDSYRHAVSLSPHDGFTLKELDPSTTYRVVVRAGPEPARTRGFNGGEVDAVLALHGAGESPATSPGTLEVLEVNQPTVMRGARWLRLAFPDDDPGDNSGGLTLEVTPVAPLHQ; translated from the coding sequence GTGCCGCAGCCTTCCGCGGGCCTCCAGTTCGGAAAGTACAAGCTGCTCGAGCGCATCGCGACGGGCGGCATGGCGGAGATCTACCGCGCCCGGATGACGGCGGTGGCGGGCGTCACGAAGCCGGTGGTCATCAAGAAGATCCTCCCCGGCTACGCGGACGACAACGCGTTCGTGTCCATGTTCATCAACGAGGCGCGCATCGCCCTGGGGCTGTCCCACGGCAACATCGCGCAGATCTTCGACTTCGGAGAGGTGGGGGGCGAGTACTTCCTGGCGATGGAGTGGGTGGACGGCCATCCGCTGTCGCACGTGATGCGCCGGGCCCGGGCCAAGGGGCTGCCCGCGCTGCCGCCGCCCCTCGCGGTGCTGGTGGCCATCGACATGCTGAGAGGGCTGGCGTACGCGCACACGCGGCTGGACGACAACGGCCGGCCGCTGCACATCGTCCACCGCGACGTGAGTCCGCAGAACGTGCTCCTCTCCTTCGAGGGGCAGGTGAAGCTGGTGGACTTCGGCATCGCGCGGGCACGGCTGGCCGGGCGCGGGGACACGAAGGCGGAGGCGGCGAAGGGCAAGTACGTCTACTTCGCGCCGGAGCAGGCGCGGGGCGAGGCGCTGGACGCGCGCACGGACGTGTTCGCGGCCGGCACCGTCCTCTACGAGATGCTCTGCGGACGCCGCCCCTTCGAGGGCACGCTGCAGGAGGTGCTGCGGAAGATCTCGCTGGGCGACTTCCCAAGGCCGCGCGAGTGGACGCCGGGGATCCCGGCCGCGCTGGAGCGCATCCTGCTCACCGCGATGGCCACGAGCCCGGATCAGCGCTACCCCACCGCGCAGGCCTTCGCGGAGGCCCTGGCGCGGCAGCTCCACGTCACCGCGCCCGACGTGTCCACCAGCGACCTGGGCCACTTCATGGGCTACCTCTTCGAGCCGGAGCTCGTGGAGGCGGGCCGGCCCGTGCAGCTGCCGCGCGAGTTCATCGCCCAGGTGGGCCGCTGGAGCGGTGTCGCGGAGCCGCCGCCCGTGCCGACGCCGCCGGAGCTGCTGCGCTCCACCCTCGAGCCGCGCGGGGTGCCCCGGGGCGACCTGACGACCCAGCCGCTCCCCACGCAGGCGGTGCCGTCCTCGCCGCCGTCCGCGTGGCACCGCTCCCTGCGCGGCTGGGCGGTGCGCGGCGCGCCGGTGGTGGTCGCCGCGCTCGTGGCCACGTGGCTGGGCCTGGTCGTGGGCGGCTCCAACACGTTCGCGGTGGAGCTCAGCTCGTCGCCCGCGGGCGCCAGCATCCGCGTGGATGGCCGGATGCTGCCGGAGACGACGCCCACGCTCGTCACCCAGCTGCCGTCGGACACGGAGCACACGCTGGAGGTGTTGCTGCCGGGCATGGTGCCCTGGAGCCAGCGCGTGCACGCCGAGCACGGCACCACGCTCGCGGTCCATGCCCGGCTCCTGCCGAAGCGGCCCGCCGCGGCGCGGGCCCTGGTGAACCCGGGCCAGGGAACCCCGCCCGTGTCCGGCGCCCGCTACCCCACGGGGGGACCGTTCACGCTCAGCGCGGTGGCGCACGCCATCCGCATGCCCCCACCCGCCGCGGCGCGCATGCGGTTGGATCCGTCCCGCGTCTACGGCCTGCGCGTGGAGGGGTACGTGTCGTTGGGCGGCCCGCTGCCGGTGGCCCAGGCGGTCTACTTCCTGGAGGGCGGCTCGGCCCTGGCCGCGCACGACAGCTTCGGCGTGGTGGGCACCGACGAGGTGCTGGTGCAGAACGCCTCCGCCCTCTCCGTGTTCTTCTGGGACGACCGCCGGGACGACAACCGCGGCGCGCTCCAGGTGCACGTGCATGAACAGACGAACGACGCGCTCCCGCCCCGGCAGGCCGCCGCGGGCGTCACCACGCTGCTCCTGGACTCGTACCGCCACGCCGTCTCCCTGTCGCCTCACGATGGCTTCACGCTGAAGGAGCTGGATCCCTCCACCACCTACCGCGTCGTCGTGCGCGCGGGTCCAGAGCCGGCTCGCACGCGCGGCTTCAACGGCGGCGAGGTGGACGCGGTGCTCGCGCTACACGGCGCGGGCGAATCCCCGGCCACGTCCCCCGGCACCCTGGAGGTCCTGGAGGTCAACCAGCCCACGGTGATGCGGGGCGCGCGCTGGCTGCGGCTCGCGTTCCCGGACGACGACCCGGGCGACAACTCCGGCGGCCTCACCCTGGAGGTGACGCCGGTGGCGCCGCTCCATCAATAG
- a CDS encoding acyl-CoA dehydrogenase family protein — protein sequence MVAVTEPASRPQDVLAGGTFLFQEVGATRILTPEGFSEEQRLFFKTALQFCREQVLPLAERIEGKDNALLRDLLRRAGELGLLSVDISESYGGTGLDKTTSLLLAEAMSLLGSWSVTSSAHTGIGSLPIVWFGNAEQKAKYLPKLATGEWVAAYALTEQGSGSDARGAKTKAVRSADGQHYLLNGSKLYITNAAFADVFVVFAQVDGDKFTGFIVEKDTPGLTVGPEEHKMGIRGSSTCPLYFEDAKVPAENLLGELGKGHRIAFNILNYGRLKLGAGVIGSMKLQLGNALRFAQERKQFKAPIATFPLIREKLARMAALVYAVESMTYRTAGLVDGRLAAKERSDADYDAHVIAAMEEFATEASIMKVFGSEALGFLVDDAVQVHGGAGYIEEYPVERAYRDARINRIFEGTNEINRMLITGMLLKRAVKGDLPLFAQGRSVAEELSRGERPRAGREDALAHEEVAAECAKHLAIHGMRLAAEAFGTELDKHQEVMAALADVVMDAYALDSMVTRTRQSAAGGVLDPVRVALVRLYAMESTARAFERTRRALCATLKGDVLALELKRLSALDAFTPYDPAQLRETVVAGLEEAGGYPYNPL from the coding sequence ATGGTCGCCGTCACCGAGCCCGCTTCGCGTCCCCAGGATGTCCTCGCCGGGGGCACGTTCCTCTTCCAGGAGGTGGGCGCCACCCGCATCCTCACGCCGGAGGGGTTCTCCGAGGAGCAGCGGCTCTTCTTCAAGACGGCGCTCCAGTTCTGCCGCGAGCAGGTGCTGCCCCTGGCCGAGCGCATCGAGGGCAAGGACAACGCGCTCTTGCGCGACCTGCTGCGCCGCGCGGGCGAGCTGGGCCTGTTGAGCGTGGACATCTCGGAGTCCTACGGCGGCACGGGCCTGGACAAGACGACGTCGCTGCTCCTCGCGGAGGCCATGAGCCTGCTGGGCTCCTGGTCGGTGACGTCCAGCGCGCACACGGGCATCGGGTCGTTGCCCATCGTGTGGTTCGGTAACGCGGAGCAGAAGGCGAAGTACCTGCCGAAGCTCGCCACGGGGGAATGGGTGGCGGCGTACGCGCTGACGGAGCAGGGCAGCGGCAGCGACGCGCGCGGGGCGAAGACGAAGGCGGTGCGCTCCGCGGACGGCCAGCACTACCTGCTCAACGGCTCCAAGCTCTACATCACCAACGCGGCCTTCGCGGACGTGTTCGTCGTCTTCGCGCAGGTGGACGGTGACAAGTTCACCGGCTTCATCGTGGAGAAGGACACCCCGGGCCTCACCGTGGGCCCGGAGGAGCACAAGATGGGCATCCGCGGCTCGTCCACCTGTCCGCTCTACTTCGAGGACGCGAAGGTGCCCGCGGAGAACCTGCTGGGCGAGCTGGGCAAGGGCCACCGCATCGCCTTCAACATCCTCAACTACGGCCGGCTGAAGCTGGGCGCGGGCGTCATCGGCAGCATGAAGCTCCAGCTGGGCAACGCGCTCCGGTTCGCGCAGGAGCGCAAGCAGTTCAAGGCGCCCATCGCCACGTTCCCGCTCATCCGCGAGAAGCTGGCGCGCATGGCCGCGCTCGTCTACGCGGTGGAGAGCATGACGTACCGCACCGCGGGCCTGGTGGACGGGCGGCTCGCCGCGAAGGAGCGCTCGGACGCGGACTACGACGCGCACGTCATCGCCGCCATGGAGGAGTTCGCCACCGAGGCCTCCATCATGAAGGTCTTCGGTTCGGAGGCCCTGGGCTTCCTGGTGGACGACGCGGTGCAGGTGCACGGCGGCGCCGGCTACATCGAGGAGTACCCGGTGGAGCGCGCCTACCGCGACGCGCGCATCAACCGCATCTTCGAGGGCACCAACGAGATCAACCGCATGCTCATCACCGGCATGCTCCTCAAGCGCGCCGTGAAGGGCGACCTGCCGCTGTTCGCGCAGGGGCGCTCCGTGGCGGAGGAGCTGAGCCGGGGCGAGCGTCCCCGCGCGGGCCGCGAGGACGCGCTGGCCCACGAGGAGGTCGCCGCCGAGTGCGCCAAGCACCTGGCCATCCACGGCATGCGCCTGGCCGCGGAGGCGTTCGGCACGGAGCTGGACAAGCACCAGGAGGTCATGGCCGCGCTGGCGGACGTGGTGATGGACGCGTACGCGCTGGACTCCATGGTGACGCGCACCCGTCAGTCCGCCGCCGGCGGCGTGCTGGACCCGGTGCGCGTGGCGCTGGTGAGGCTGTACGCGATGGAGTCCACCGCGCGCGCCTTCGAGCGCACCCGCCGCGCGCTGTGCGCCACGCTCAAGGGAGACGTGCTCGCGCTGGAGCTCAAGCGCCTCTCCGCGCTGGACGCCTTCACCCCGTACGACCCCGCCCAGCTGCGGGAGACGGTGGTGGCGGGCCTGGAAGAGGCCGGCGGCTACCCCTACAACCCGCTGTAG
- a CDS encoding PilZ domain-containing protein, whose amino-acid sequence MNTNVRLKVAYKTPQSLVGEYTRSVGQGGVTLETRRALPLGTRFTFELHAGGMPRPVEVLGEVVKVEPRSGERFLLTVRYDGSEDRSPLDAVLQHIFAQEEQNGLRRFPRMPLHLRAQESDPKAPSFFVRDISRGGVGLEVEAPALPREVQVGAPFLMEMEMKEGPLLLHGEVAWTSSVPRKGVAQAVTPGFGATFGRLRPDMLQRLEALMALEHLPPAPWRARVSFGLDAVSRMP is encoded by the coding sequence GTGAACACGAACGTTCGACTGAAGGTGGCCTACAAGACGCCGCAGTCGTTGGTCGGCGAGTACACCCGGAGCGTGGGCCAGGGCGGCGTCACCCTGGAGACGCGAAGGGCCCTGCCCCTGGGCACCCGGTTCACCTTCGAGCTGCACGCGGGCGGCATGCCCCGCCCGGTGGAGGTGCTGGGCGAGGTGGTCAAGGTGGAGCCCCGCTCCGGCGAGCGCTTCCTGCTCACGGTGCGCTACGACGGCTCCGAGGATCGCAGCCCCCTGGACGCGGTGCTCCAGCACATCTTCGCCCAGGAGGAGCAGAACGGCCTGCGCCGCTTCCCGCGCATGCCGCTGCACCTGCGCGCGCAGGAGAGCGACCCCAAGGCGCCGTCCTTCTTCGTGCGCGACATCTCCCGGGGCGGCGTGGGCCTGGAGGTGGAGGCCCCTGCCCTGCCCAGGGAGGTCCAGGTGGGGGCGCCCTTCCTCATGGAGATGGAGATGAAGGAGGGGCCGCTGCTGCTGCACGGCGAGGTGGCGTGGACGTCGTCGGTGCCGCGCAAGGGCGTGGCGCAGGCGGTGACGCCGGGCTTCGGCGCGACGTTCGGACGGCTGCGGCCGGACATGCTCCAGCGGCTGGAGGCGCTGATGGCGCTGGAGCACCTGCCGCCCGCGCCCTGGCGGGCCCGGGTCAGCTTCGGGCTGGACGCCGTGTCGCGGATGCCCTGA
- the mraZ gene encoding division/cell wall cluster transcriptional repressor MraZ, translating into MFRGVYEHQIDAKGRTSLPAKLRETLVGAYDERLIVTTALDPCLHAYPVREWEALETALARRNPMEPGVKTLMRLYVASAQECPLDKLGRLLIPPSLRAYAKLEKDVVWAGMVKVIELWSLDGWAKAQEDARQEATSQDVLRVLGELRQP; encoded by the coding sequence GTGTTCCGAGGCGTCTATGAGCACCAGATCGACGCGAAGGGGCGCACCAGCCTCCCGGCCAAGCTGCGGGAAACGCTGGTGGGCGCCTACGACGAGCGGCTCATCGTCACCACGGCCCTGGACCCCTGCCTCCACGCCTATCCGGTGCGGGAGTGGGAGGCGTTGGAGACCGCGCTCGCCCGGCGCAACCCCATGGAGCCGGGGGTCAAGACGTTGATGCGGCTGTACGTGGCCAGCGCGCAGGAGTGCCCGCTGGACAAGCTGGGCCGGTTGCTCATCCCGCCGTCCCTCAGGGCGTACGCGAAGCTGGAGAAGGACGTGGTGTGGGCGGGGATGGTCAAGGTCATTGAGTTGTGGAGCCTGGACGGTTGGGCGAAGGCGCAAGAGGACGCGCGCCAGGAAGCCACCTCCCAGGACGTGTTGCGCGTGCTGGGCGAACTGCGCCAGCCGTAG
- a CDS encoding STAS domain-containing protein → MDQVQEVRRNRVMVAASERVETLMLEGELEEADLVRLCEDLMHRLHRGTRQVVLDFADVSHLNYRGVRPLMARTEAFRRAGGDVKLSGLSPYLAAIFRAAGAHDTFELYPHLNDARAAFQLARAPFV, encoded by the coding sequence ATGGACCAGGTGCAGGAGGTTCGTCGGAACAGGGTGATGGTGGCGGCGTCCGAGCGCGTGGAGACGCTGATGCTGGAGGGCGAACTGGAGGAGGCGGACCTGGTGCGGCTGTGCGAGGACCTGATGCACCGGCTGCACCGGGGCACGCGCCAGGTGGTGCTGGACTTCGCGGACGTGTCGCACCTGAACTACCGCGGCGTGCGCCCGCTGATGGCCCGCACGGAGGCGTTCCGCCGCGCGGGAGGAGACGTGAAGCTGTCCGGGCTGTCGCCGTACCTGGCCGCCATCTTCCGCGCGGCCGGCGCCCACGACACCTTCGAGCTGTATCCGCACCTGAACGATGCCCGGGCGGCCTTCCAGCTCGCGCGCGCTCCCTTCGTCTGA
- the rsmH gene encoding 16S rRNA (cytosine(1402)-N(4))-methyltransferase RsmH: MPGRPSSSRALPSSEPPPGPAVDFQHQTVLLHETVELLLPAEGRVILDGTLGGGGHTEALLARGATVVGVDRDPVALAAATARMGANARFQARQGNFADLPRVAHDLLPVDGVLVDLGVSSPQLDVAERGFSFMKDGPLDMRMGDSGQTAAELIASTDERDLAQLLRDYGEEPFARPIARELKKALPQRTLEAAEVVKRAVPRKAWPDRIHVATRTFQALRMAVNGELEALDALLAALPSLLKVGGRAAVISFHSLEDRKVKEAFRALVGGCTCPPGFPVCVCNSQGDFALVSKKAVAASEAEVEANPRSRSAHLRAVEKIR; encoded by the coding sequence ATGCCCGGGCGGCCTTCCAGCTCGCGCGCGCTCCCTTCGTCTGAACCACCACCGGGGCCTGCCGTGGACTTCCAGCACCAGACCGTCCTGCTCCACGAGACGGTGGAGTTGCTGCTCCCGGCGGAGGGCAGGGTGATTCTCGACGGCACCCTCGGCGGCGGTGGCCACACCGAAGCGCTCCTCGCCCGGGGCGCCACGGTGGTGGGCGTGGACCGCGATCCGGTGGCGCTCGCGGCGGCCACCGCCCGCATGGGCGCGAACGCGCGCTTCCAGGCGCGGCAGGGCAACTTCGCGGACCTGCCCCGCGTGGCGCATGACCTGCTGCCCGTGGACGGCGTGCTCGTGGACCTGGGCGTGTCCTCGCCCCAGCTGGACGTCGCCGAGCGCGGCTTCTCCTTCATGAAGGACGGCCCGCTGGACATGCGCATGGGCGACAGCGGGCAGACGGCCGCGGAGCTCATCGCCAGCACCGACGAGCGCGACCTGGCGCAGCTGCTGCGCGACTACGGGGAAGAGCCCTTCGCGCGGCCCATCGCCCGGGAGCTGAAGAAGGCGCTGCCCCAGCGCACGCTGGAGGCCGCGGAGGTGGTGAAGCGCGCCGTGCCGCGCAAGGCGTGGCCGGACCGCATCCACGTGGCCACCCGCACCTTCCAGGCGCTGCGCATGGCGGTGAACGGGGAGCTGGAGGCGCTGGACGCGCTGCTCGCCGCGCTGCCGTCGCTCCTCAAGGTGGGGGGCCGCGCCGCCGTCATCTCCTTCCACTCACTGGAGGACCGGAAGGTGAAGGAAGCCTTCCGCGCCCTGGTGGGCGGCTGCACCTGTCCGCCGGGCTTCCCGGTGTGCGTCTGCAACAGCCAGGGCGACTTCGCCCTCGTGTCCAAGAAGGCCGTCGCGGCTTCCGAGGCGGAAGTCGAGGCCAACCCCCGCTCTCGCAGCGCGCACCTGCGCGCGGTGGAGAAAATCCGATGA
- the ftsL gene encoding cell division protein FtsL, with translation MSKALSRPSVSVAGVLLHLLPAVMLFTLFVGVGILHVTSRVLVVDMGYRLSNAEGESRSLTRENDRLKLELATLKAPGRMERVAREQLGMAMPKGGAVVSLGDERVKDSRSAQARASAPAVRVAERGTQR, from the coding sequence ATGAGCAAGGCCCTCTCGCGTCCCTCCGTGTCCGTGGCCGGCGTGCTGCTGCACCTGTTGCCCGCGGTGATGCTCTTCACCCTGTTCGTCGGCGTGGGCATCCTCCACGTCACGAGCCGCGTGCTGGTGGTGGACATGGGCTACCGCCTGTCCAACGCGGAGGGCGAGAGCCGCTCGCTGACCCGGGAGAACGACCGGCTGAAGCTGGAGCTGGCCACGCTCAAGGCCCCGGGCCGCATGGAGCGCGTGGCGCGCGAGCAGCTGGGCATGGCCATGCCCAAGGGCGGCGCGGTGGTGTCCCTGGGCGACGAGCGCGTGAAGGATTCGCGCTCCGCGCAGGCCCGCGCCTCGGCCCCGGCCGTCCGCGTGGCGGAGCGGGGGACCCAGCGGTGA